One Mesorhizobium sp. L-2-11 genomic region harbors:
- a CDS encoding ABC transporter ATP-binding protein encodes MAQAAIELIGINKSFGAVRANRDINLEIARGTIHGIVGENGAGKSTLMSILYGFYQADSGEIRVGGQPASIKSPNDAISLGIGMVHQHFMLVDNFTVLENVILGAESDALLKKSIAKARSELERLEREYGLEVDPDAIIEELPVGLQQRVEILKALYRGAEILILDEPTGVLTPAEADHLFRILRQLKEQGKTIVLITHKLREIMAITDTVSVMRQGTMVATRQTTKTTVGELAELMVGRRVLLRVEKGEAEAGEVKLAVKSLTVKDSRGVTMVDDVSFDVRAGEIVGIAGVAGNGQSEMLEAISGIRRAVSGSVMLDGKPIDLTGAADPGELRDRGLAHVPEDRHHVGLVLAFEENENSILGYHNDPRYVKGPFLDIDAIRDDARDKITKYDIRPADCRLKTANFSGGNQQKIVLAREMEQDPGVLIVGQPTRGVDVGAIEFIHKRLIAMRDQGKAVLVVSVELDEIRSLSDRILVMFAGRIVGERGPEASEGELGLLMAGVEHREAAE; translated from the coding sequence ATGGCGCAAGCCGCAATCGAGCTGATCGGCATCAACAAGAGTTTTGGCGCCGTCCGCGCCAATCGCGACATCAATCTGGAAATCGCGCGCGGCACCATCCACGGCATTGTCGGCGAGAACGGCGCCGGCAAGTCGACGCTGATGTCAATTCTTTATGGGTTCTATCAGGCCGACAGCGGCGAGATCCGCGTCGGCGGCCAGCCGGCATCGATCAAATCGCCCAACGACGCCATCTCGCTCGGCATCGGCATGGTGCATCAGCATTTCATGCTGGTCGACAATTTCACGGTGCTGGAAAACGTCATTCTCGGCGCCGAAAGCGATGCGCTGCTGAAGAAGAGCATCGCCAAGGCACGGTCCGAGCTGGAACGGCTCGAGCGCGAATATGGGCTGGAGGTCGATCCCGATGCGATCATCGAGGAGTTGCCGGTCGGCCTGCAGCAGCGTGTCGAAATCCTCAAGGCGCTGTATCGCGGCGCCGAGATCCTGATCCTCGACGAGCCGACGGGCGTGCTGACGCCCGCAGAGGCCGACCATCTGTTCCGCATCCTCAGGCAATTGAAGGAGCAGGGCAAAACGATCGTGCTGATCACCCACAAGCTGCGTGAGATCATGGCGATCACCGACACGGTCTCGGTCATGCGCCAGGGCACTATGGTGGCGACCAGACAGACGACGAAGACCACGGTCGGAGAATTGGCCGAGCTGATGGTCGGGCGGCGCGTTCTGCTCAGGGTCGAAAAGGGCGAGGCGGAAGCCGGCGAGGTCAAGCTTGCGGTGAAGAGCCTGACGGTGAAGGATTCGCGTGGCGTCACCATGGTCGACGACGTCTCCTTCGACGTGCGCGCCGGCGAGATCGTCGGCATCGCCGGCGTCGCCGGCAACGGGCAATCCGAAATGCTTGAGGCGATTTCCGGCATCAGGCGCGCGGTCTCGGGCTCGGTCATGCTCGACGGCAAGCCGATCGATCTGACCGGCGCCGCCGATCCCGGCGAACTGCGCGACCGCGGCCTCGCCCATGTCCCGGAAGACCGTCATCATGTCGGGCTGGTGCTGGCCTTCGAGGAGAACGAGAATTCGATCCTCGGCTATCACAACGATCCGCGCTATGTGAAAGGGCCGTTCCTCGACATCGACGCGATCCGCGACGACGCCAGGGACAAGATCACCAAATACGACATCCGCCCGGCGGACTGCCGGCTCAAGACCGCCAATTTCTCCGGCGGCAACCAGCAGAAGATCGTGCTGGCGCGGGAAATGGAACAGGACCCGGGCGTGCTGATCGTCGGCCAGCCGACGCGCGGCGTCGACGTCGGCGCCATCGAATTCATCCACAAGCGGCTCATCGCCATGCGCGACCAGGGCAAGGCGGTGCTGGTGGTGTCGGTCGAGCTCGACGAGATCCGCTCGCTCTCCGACCGCATCCTGGTGATGTTTGCCGGCCGAATCGTCGGCGAGCGCGGCCCGGAGGCGAGCGAAGGCGAGCTTGGACTGCTGATGGCCGGCGTCGAGCATCGGGAGGCGGCGGAATGA